Genomic segment of Thermoleophilaceae bacterium:
GCGCTACGGCGGCGCGCTTCCCAACTTCGTGGCGGCGCTTCTGGCCCAGATGGACGAGACGGCGGCGCGCGGGCTGCACACGCTCGGCCGGCTACGCGCGTACGCCCGGCGCTAGCCCGCTGCTAGGGTCTCCCGCGTCGGGTGCCCTCTGGCATCCGAGAGGTTCCTTCCTCATGTGCGCTCCACGCGCGGCCGGGGTTGTCGGATCTCCCCGTCGCATTCAAATCAGGAGCAATCGCATGTCACAGCAGTCCTTCGCCGATCTCGGCGTGTCAGAGCCGGTGGTAGCCGCCCTCGCAAAGCGCGGCATCGAGGCCCCGTTCGCCGTTCAACGGCTCGTCATCGAGGACATCCTCGCCGGGCACGACGTGCTCGTGCAGTCCCCCACCGGATCCGGCAAGACGCTCGCGTTCGGAATCCCGATCGCCGATCGCATCGAGGCGAACGACCGCCGCGCCGCCGCGCTCGTGCTCGCGCCCACGCGGGAGCTGGCCACGCAGATCGTCGATGCGCTTCTGCCGGCTGTGCACGCCCGCGCGCTCAAGATCGCCGCGGTGTACGGCGGCGTGGGCATCGAGCGGCAGGCGCGAAGGGCGAAGGACGCGCACATCATCGTGGCCACTCCCGGCCGCCTGGAGGACCTGCTCGAGCGACGCATCGTCACTCTCGAGCACATCCGGATGCTGGTGGTGGACGAGGGCGACCGGATGCTCGACATGGGCTTCCGCCCGGCGCTTGACCGCATCATCGCGCGCACGCCTCGCGAGCGGCAGACGTTGTTCTTCTCGGCCACGCTCGAGGGCGCTGCCGGACAGGCGGCACGCGAGTACACGCGCGACGCGCGCAGGCACGTGCACAGGCCGCGCGAGGAGAAGCGCGGCAAGGTCGATCACCGCTTCGTGCACCTGAAGCATGAGGACAAGCTCGACACGCTCGTCACCGAGCTGCGCGACGCCGAACACGGCCGCACGCTCGTGTTCGTGCGCACCAAGCGCGGCGCCGACCGGCTGGTCAAGCGATTGAAGAACAACGCCGTGAAGGCCGTGGCCATGCACGGCGACAAGACGCAGTCGCAGCGACAGAAGGCGCTCGCCAGCTTCGAGGAGGGCCGCGTCAAGACGCTCGTGGCCACCGACGTGGCGGCGCGCGGCATCGACGTGGAGGACGTGACCCGGGTGATCAACTTCGACGCGCCGGAGGACCGAGACACCTACGTGCACCGCGTCGGCCGCACGGGCCGGGCGGGGCGCAGCGGCGCAGGCGTGAGCTTCGTGATCGACGACCAGCGCGACGACATGCGAAAGATCGCGCTCGACCTCGGCCTCGGCCATGAGTTCGACAGCTCGGCGCCGAAGCGGGCGCGGGTCAGCGCGGCGCAGTCACGCCCGCGGCCGGCCGGCGGCCGCACCAAGTCCGCAAGCCGAGGTTCAACAGCTTCCGGCAGATCGCGCCGCCGGCGCTGAGCGCGCCGCGGTTCTCCTCCCCATCCGGCCGCACGTTACTCAGCGTTCGATGAGCGTGCGGAGGTCGTTCTCGAACCCCGGGTAGGACACCGCAGCGGCGTCCATCCCGAGCACCTCCACCCCGTTCCGCGAGGCCAGCCCCGCCACGGCACCCAGCATCGCGAGACGGTGGTCGCCGCGCGAGTCGATCGTGCCGCCGTCGATGCCGGTGCCGCCGTGCACCACGAAGCCGTCTTCCGTGGCCTCGAGCGAGGCGCCCAGGCCGTTGAGCCCCTCCACCACGCCGGCGATCCTGTCGGTCTCCTTGACGCGCAGCTCGGCTGCGCCGCGCACCACCGTGTCGCCCTCGGCGAAACACCCGAGCAGGCCCACCAGCGGCAGCTCGTCGATCGCAAGCGGCACTTCATCGGGAAGCACCTCGGTGCCCACCAGGGGAGCGGCCGCCACGTCGATCTCGCCGATCGGTTCGCCCGGACCGAAGTCGCCCGGCTCCTCGAGGTCGCCGAGGATCACCGCGCCCATCCGCTGCGCGATGCGGAAGAAGCCGGTGCGCGTCCAGTTGAGACACATGCCGTCGATCACGATTCGCGACCCGGGGACGATGCTCGCCGCCACCGCCAGGAAGGCCGCGGAGGAGGGGTCGCCGGGCACGATCACGTCCTCGAGCTCGAGCTCGTCCACGGCGTGCACGCTCACGCACAGTCCGTCGCGTGTGAACGGCACCCGGGCACGCGCAAACAGCCGCTCGGTGTGGTCCCGGCTCTGGGTCGGCTCGGTCACGCGCGTGCTGCCCGACGCAAGCAGCCCCGCGATCAGCACGCACGTCTTCACCTGCGCGCTTGCCACCGGCAGCTCGTAGTCGATGCCGCTCAGCTGCGCTCCGCGCACGCACATCGGCGGCAGCCCGCCCTCCTCCGTGTCGATCGAGGCGCCCATCAGGCGCAGCGGCTCCGCGATGCGCTCCACCGGCCGCCGGCGGATCGACTCGTCGCCGTCAAGCGTCCACTCACCGCCCGGCTGCCCGGCGAGCCAGCCCGGTAGAAGCCGCAGCAGCGTGCCCGAGTTGCCCACGTCGAGCCGGCCGCCGGTGACCTCGGCGGGCGTGTGAAGGCCGACGCCGCGGATCACCAGCTCGTCGCCGCTGTCGTCCACCCCGGCGCCGAGCGCCTGCACCGCGACCAAGGTCGAGTCGGTGTCTGCCGCCCGCAGGTAGTTGCGCACCGTCACTGGCTCGTCCGACATCGCGCCGAACAGAGCGGCTCTGTGGGAGATCGACTTGTCCGCCGGCGGCGTGATCGTGCCGGTGAGCCTTCCCGAAGGCTCGAAGCGGGCGTTTGTGCCGCTGGGACTAGACCTGTGCAAGGTCCTTGCCCGCGAGCTGCGCGGCCGCCTCCAGCTGACGCACGTACTCGGCGAAGCCGTCCGTGCGCAGAGCCTGAGGCCCGTCGCAGATCGCCTGCTCGGGCTCGGGATGGATCTCCACAATGATCCCGTCCGCGCCCGCCGCGGCCGCCGCCAGCGACATCGGCAGCACCCAGTCGCGCCGCCCGGTGGCGTGGCTCGGGTCGATCACGATCGGCAGATGTGACAGCTCGCGAAGCACCGGCACCGCCATCAGGTCGAGCGTGAAGCGGTAGCTCGGCTCGAAGGTCCTGATGCCGCGCTCGCAGAGGATCACGTTCTCGTTCCCCTCCTTGAGCACGTACTCGGCGGACATGAGCAGCTCCTCGATGGTCGAGGAGAGGCCGCGCTTGAGCAGCACCGGCCGACCCGCGCGCCCGAGCTCGGTGAGCAGCGTGTAGTTCTGCATGTTGCGCGCGCCCACCTGGATCACGTCGGCCACGTCGAGCACCGGCTCGAGGTCGCGCACGTCCATCAGCTCGGTGACCACGGGCAGGCCCGTCTCCTCCTTGGCCTCCGCGAGCAGAGGCAGCCCGGCGTCGCCCAGGCCCTGGAACGAGTACGGCGAGGTCCGGGGCTTGTAGGCGCCGCCGCGGAGCATCTGCGCGCCGGCATCCCGCACCACGCGCGCGGTTTCGAGCATCACCTCGCGGGACTCGACCGTGCACGGGCCCGCGATCGTGGCGAAGTAGTTCCCGCCCAGCTTGCGCCCGTCAACTTCGACGACGGTGCGCTCACCCCGCTTGTATTGCGCGGAGGCGAGCTTGTACGGCTTGAGGATCGGCACGAGGTGGTCCACACCCGGGTAGCCCTCGAGCCCGAGGTTGGCCACGTGCTCGCGGTCGCCGATGGCGCCGATCACCGTCACGAGCTCGCCCTTCGAGATGTGCGCCTTGGCGCCCACCGATTTGACGCGCTCCACCACGGAGTCGATCTGCTCGGCCGTGGCCCCCTCTTTCATCACGATCATCATCTGTGTGCCTTTCTGAAGCTTGAATCCTAGGGACGGTGGCTCACAGGGAGCCGGGCGGTGGTGGCGTCCGGCACTCGGATGTCGGTCGGTCGCTCGCGGGAGCGCGCAGCCGGACGCCTAGATAAATCGCCAGGCGTAATAGGCAGGCACGCGTGCGCCGAAGGTGGCGCTCACGGAAAGAGGGGGCGTGCCTATGCCGTCCATCGGAGGTACTTGTAGCAGCTAGGCCGCGGGCTTGTCCACGATGTTGGACGCCTTTCGCGCGAGCCACAGCTCCTCACATGGCCAGCGGCGCGCCCACTCCTTCGGCATCCATTCGTAGCGAGTCGGGGGTGCATCCTCGGGCACCTGCAGCTCGTGCAGGCGCTCGATCTCGAACCCGTTGTCGCGCAGCACTCGGATCCACTCCCCATGCGGGAGGTGGAACGACACGCTCCCGTCGTCGGACCAATCGATCCTGCGAAGCCCGAACAGCGGGCGCAGGAGCGTCTCGCCAACCGGCTCCTCGGAATCCGGCGCGCACAGGCTGCTGAGCAGACCGCTCGTGAGAAAGAGCAGGCGCCCGCCTGGCCGCAGAAGCCGGGCCGCCTCGGGGATCCAGGCGGACGGATCGCACCAGAGGCTCGCGCCGTACTCGGAGAAGGCGAAGTCGAACGATTGATCCGGCAGGGGCACCTGCTCGGCGCTCGCATGTACAAGCGGGAAGTCGAGGCCGTGCTCGGCCTGCATCCTGCGAGCGGTGTCGAGCTGGCGCTCCGACAGGTCGACGCCCACGGGGCGCCCGCCGCGCCGCGCGAACCAGGCGGAGAAGTACGCCGTGCCGCAGCCGAGCTCGACCACGTCGAGCCCATCCACGTCCGGCAGCATCTGGACACTGTCCTCGGGCACCTCCCAGATCCCCCAGCAGGGCTCGTTGGACGCCCACTTC
This window contains:
- a CDS encoding DEAD/DEAH box helicase yields the protein MSQQSFADLGVSEPVVAALAKRGIEAPFAVQRLVIEDILAGHDVLVQSPTGSGKTLAFGIPIADRIEANDRRAAALVLAPTRELATQIVDALLPAVHARALKIAAVYGGVGIERQARRAKDAHIIVATPGRLEDLLERRIVTLEHIRMLVVDEGDRMLDMGFRPALDRIIARTPRERQTLFFSATLEGAAGQAAREYTRDARRHVHRPREEKRGKVDHRFVHLKHEDKLDTLVTELRDAEHGRTLVFVRTKRGADRLVKRLKNNAVKAVAMHGDKTQSQRQKALASFEEGRVKTLVATDVAARGIDVEDVTRVINFDAPEDRDTYVHRVGRTGRAGRSGAGVSFVIDDQRDDMRKIALDLGLGHEFDSSAPKRARVSAAQSRPRPAGGRTKSASRGSTASGRSRRRR
- the aroA gene encoding 3-phosphoshikimate 1-carboxyvinyltransferase; its protein translation is MHRSSPSGTNARFEPSGRLTGTITPPADKSISHRAALFGAMSDEPVTVRNYLRAADTDSTLVAVQALGAGVDDSGDELVIRGVGLHTPAEVTGGRLDVGNSGTLLRLLPGWLAGQPGGEWTLDGDESIRRRPVERIAEPLRLMGASIDTEEGGLPPMCVRGAQLSGIDYELPVASAQVKTCVLIAGLLASGSTRVTEPTQSRDHTERLFARARVPFTRDGLCVSVHAVDELELEDVIVPGDPSSAAFLAVAASIVPGSRIVIDGMCLNWTRTGFFRIAQRMGAVILGDLEEPGDFGPGEPIGEIDVAAAPLVGTEVLPDEVPLAIDELPLVGLLGCFAEGDTVVRGAAELRVKETDRIAGVVEGLNGLGASLEATEDGFVVHGGTGIDGGTIDSRGDHRLAMLGAVAGLASRNGVEVLGMDAAAVSYPGFENDLRTLIER
- a CDS encoding class I SAM-dependent methyltransferase, yielding MSDVSEHARANQRYWNEWAADYVEDAEKKWASNEPCWGIWEVPEDSVQMLPDVDGLDVVELGCGTAYFSAWFARRGGRPVGVDLSERQLDTARRMQAEHGLDFPLVHASAEQVPLPDQSFDFAFSEYGASLWCDPSAWIPEAARLLRPGGRLLFLTSGLLSSLCAPDSEEPVGETLLRPLFGLRRIDWSDDGSVSFHLPHGEWIRVLRDNGFEIERLHELQVPEDAPPTRYEWMPKEWARRWPCEELWLARKASNIVDKPAA
- the aroF gene encoding 3-deoxy-7-phosphoheptulonate synthase; its protein translation is MIVMKEGATAEQIDSVVERVKSVGAKAHISKGELVTVIGAIGDREHVANLGLEGYPGVDHLVPILKPYKLASAQYKRGERTVVEVDGRKLGGNYFATIAGPCTVESREVMLETARVVRDAGAQMLRGGAYKPRTSPYSFQGLGDAGLPLLAEAKEETGLPVVTELMDVRDLEPVLDVADVIQVGARNMQNYTLLTELGRAGRPVLLKRGLSSTIEELLMSAEYVLKEGNENVILCERGIRTFEPSYRFTLDLMAVPVLRELSHLPIVIDPSHATGRRDWVLPMSLAAAAAGADGIIVEIHPEPEQAICDGPQALRTDGFAEYVRQLEAAAQLAGKDLAQV